In Variovorax paradoxus, a single genomic region encodes these proteins:
- a CDS encoding LacI family DNA-binding transcriptional regulator: MSIQAVAAKAGVSVATVSRAFNFPDKVTPATRELVERVARELNYLPNASARTLRTQRSRVLGIVLPTLLNPTFAECLQGIARAAVAGGYAIIPVTTGYRLDEEERAVHLLLAGNVDGLILVVSNPSTSATLPRLQAAGVPYVLAYNRHAEHPCVSVDSEGAVADAVTRLVLLGHRRIAMVSGTLAASDRAQQRYRGYLKGMADTGLDVLPLIEVPFVETAIDALSAQLRVRQRPTALICSNDLLAIRSIRAAHLSGLSVPDDLSVVGFDGIALGEDLTPALTTIAQPNSDIGRQSVELLIQAIAGGTTLQADSSLLLPHAFRDGESCASAREDNNAATY; the protein is encoded by the coding sequence ATGAGCATTCAAGCCGTTGCAGCCAAAGCCGGGGTCTCCGTGGCCACCGTCTCGCGCGCATTCAACTTTCCCGACAAGGTCACGCCCGCCACCCGCGAGCTGGTGGAGCGCGTGGCGCGGGAGCTCAACTACCTGCCGAACGCCAGCGCGCGCACCCTGCGCACGCAACGCAGCCGCGTGCTCGGCATCGTGCTGCCCACGCTGCTGAACCCGACCTTCGCCGAATGCCTGCAGGGCATCGCGCGCGCCGCCGTCGCGGGCGGCTACGCGATCATTCCCGTCACCACGGGCTACCGACTCGACGAAGAAGAGCGCGCTGTCCACCTGCTCCTGGCGGGCAACGTCGACGGACTGATCCTCGTGGTGTCCAACCCCTCCACCTCGGCCACGCTGCCCCGGCTCCAGGCCGCCGGCGTGCCCTATGTGCTGGCCTACAACCGCCATGCGGAGCATCCCTGCGTGTCTGTCGACAGCGAAGGCGCGGTGGCCGATGCGGTCACGCGGCTGGTGCTGCTGGGGCACCGGCGCATCGCCATGGTCAGCGGCACGCTGGCCGCGTCCGACCGCGCGCAGCAGCGCTACCGCGGCTACCTCAAGGGCATGGCCGACACCGGGCTCGACGTGCTGCCGTTGATCGAAGTGCCCTTCGTCGAGACCGCCATCGACGCGCTCTCCGCCCAACTGCGGGTGCGCCAACGCCCTACCGCGCTGATCTGCTCGAACGACCTGCTGGCCATCCGCAGCATCCGCGCCGCGCACCTCAGCGGCCTGTCGGTGCCCGACGACCTCAGCGTCGTCGGCTTCGATGGCATCGCGCTCGGCGAAGACCTCACGCCCGCGCTCACCACCATCGCGCAGCCCAACAGCGACATCGGCCGCCAAAGCGTCGAGCTGCTGATCCAGGCCATTGCCGGCGGCACCACGCTGCAGGCCGATTCGAGCCTGCTGCTTCCCCATGCCTTCCGAGACGGCGAGTCGTGCGCTTCGGCGCGCGAAGACAACAACGCCGCGACTTACTGA
- a CDS encoding ABC transporter permease — translation MTQATTSNAWNPRWRLLACVAPAVAFFAAFWLLPVVRLLTLPADKGWATYFAVLTDSRYLASMANTVVLSIAVTLATLVLGAAVGIYLARHAFVGKRVLLSLLTLPLSFPGVIIGFFVILLGGRQGVVADLSDSLFGQRITFAYGLLGLFLAYLYFSLPRAIATYTAAAESMNTQLEEAARSLGASRLRVARDVWMPELAPTTLACGAILFATSMGAFGTAFTLASKFEVIPITIYNEFTNYANFALAASLSISLGLVTWLVLFVARRFGANPVAR, via the coding sequence ATGACGCAAGCCACCACCTCCAACGCCTGGAACCCACGCTGGCGCCTGCTGGCCTGCGTCGCGCCCGCGGTCGCGTTCTTCGCGGCCTTCTGGCTGTTGCCGGTGGTGCGCCTGCTGACACTGCCGGCGGACAAGGGCTGGGCCACCTATTTCGCCGTGCTCACCGATTCGCGCTACCTCGCGAGCATGGCCAACACGGTCGTGCTCTCCATCGCAGTCACGCTCGCCACGCTGGTGCTGGGCGCTGCGGTGGGCATCTACCTGGCGCGCCATGCCTTCGTCGGCAAGCGCGTGCTGCTGTCGCTGCTCACGCTGCCGCTGTCGTTTCCGGGCGTGATCATCGGCTTCTTCGTGATCCTGCTGGGCGGGCGGCAAGGCGTGGTCGCGGACCTGAGCGACAGCCTGTTCGGCCAGCGCATCACCTTCGCCTACGGCCTGCTCGGGCTGTTCCTGGCGTACCTCTATTTCTCGCTGCCGCGCGCCATTGCCACCTACACCGCGGCGGCCGAGTCGATGAACACGCAGCTCGAGGAAGCCGCGCGTTCGCTCGGCGCCTCGCGGCTGCGCGTGGCGCGCGACGTGTGGATGCCCGAACTGGCGCCTACCACGCTGGCCTGCGGCGCGATCCTGTTCGCCACGTCCATGGGCGCCTTCGGCACCGCCTTCACGCTGGCCAGCAAGTTCGAGGTCATTCCCATCACCATCTACAACGAGTTCACCAACTACGCCAACTTCGCGCTCGCCGCGTCGCTGTCGATCTCGCTGGGCCTCGTGACCTGGCTGGTGCTGTTCGTGGCGCGCCGCTTCGGCGCGAACCCCGTCGCGCGCTGA
- a CDS encoding ABC transporter substrate-binding protein, which produces MSSRFHRLARLGLLAATLAAGSAMAQTAICYNCPTEWADWGTQLKAIKAKTGVTVPPDNKNSGQSLAQMAAEKASPVADVTYLGVTFAVQAAKDGLVEPYKPAAWKDIPDGLKDPAGNWFTIHSGTLGFMVNVDALKGKPVPKSWADLLKPEYKGLIGYLDPASAFVGYVGAVAVNEARGGTLDNFKPAIDYFKALQKNEPIVPKQTSYARVLSGEIAILLDYDFNAYRAKYKDKANVAFVIPSEGTLAVPYVMSLVAKAPHAADAKKVLDFTLSDEGQAIWAKAYLRPVRASAMPKEIEAQFLPASEYARAKSVDYGRMAAAQKAFSDEYLKEVR; this is translated from the coding sequence ATGTCCTCTCGCTTCCATCGCCTGGCCCGCCTGGGCCTGCTCGCCGCCACGCTCGCCGCCGGCAGCGCCATGGCCCAGACCGCCATCTGCTACAACTGCCCGACCGAATGGGCAGACTGGGGCACCCAGCTGAAGGCCATCAAGGCCAAGACCGGCGTCACCGTGCCGCCGGACAACAAGAACTCGGGCCAGTCTCTCGCGCAGATGGCGGCCGAAAAAGCCAGCCCCGTGGCCGACGTCACCTACCTGGGCGTGACCTTCGCGGTGCAGGCCGCCAAGGACGGCCTGGTCGAGCCCTACAAGCCCGCCGCCTGGAAAGACATTCCCGACGGCCTGAAGGACCCGGCCGGCAACTGGTTCACCATCCATTCGGGCACGCTCGGCTTCATGGTCAACGTCGACGCGCTCAAGGGCAAGCCGGTTCCCAAGTCGTGGGCCGACCTGCTCAAGCCCGAATACAAGGGCCTGATCGGCTATCTCGACCCGGCCTCGGCCTTCGTCGGCTACGTCGGCGCGGTCGCGGTGAATGAAGCGCGCGGCGGCACGCTCGACAACTTCAAGCCGGCCATCGACTACTTCAAGGCGCTGCAGAAGAACGAGCCGATCGTGCCGAAGCAGACCTCGTACGCGCGCGTGCTGTCGGGCGAAATCGCGATCCTGCTCGACTACGACTTCAACGCCTACCGCGCCAAGTACAAGGACAAGGCCAACGTCGCGTTCGTGATCCCGAGCGAAGGCACGCTGGCCGTGCCCTACGTGATGAGCCTTGTGGCCAAGGCCCCGCACGCGGCGGACGCCAAGAAGGTGCTCGACTTCACGCTGTCCGACGAAGGCCAGGCCATCTGGGCCAAGGCTTATCTGCGGCCGGTGCGCGCCAGCGCGATGCCCAAGGAAATCGAAGCCCAGTTCCTGCCCGCCAGCGAATACGCCCGCGCCAAGAGCGTGGACTACGGCCGCATGGCCGCCGCGCAGAAGGCCTTCTCCGACGAGTACCTGAAGGAAGTGCGCTGA
- a CDS encoding ABC transporter ATP-binding protein, which produces MELERIPIDIANCAKTYADGTRGLQPTDLRVEAGEVLALLGPSGCGKTTLLRLIAGLESPDAGSRIVFGDQDVTQRPVEHRGVGMVFQSYALFPQMTVAANIGYGLRIRGVSPEEEKRSVGELVDLVRLGGLENKRPAELSGGQRQRVALARAVAVRPRVLLLDEPLAALDAKLKESLRDELAELLRRLHITAIHVTHDQQEALAIADRLAVMRAGRIVQVGRGEDLYRAPSHPFVAEFLGRVNRLERKADAIAQGVVRLGGTTLPCPPAWRDHATLLVRPEDIEVGTPQLDWAAGIVERRTFLGDRVQLHLLAQDQPLLVADVGRDHPFQPGDTVGFRIHPDRLMTSQETSNA; this is translated from the coding sequence ATGGAACTTGAACGCATCCCCATCGACATCGCCAACTGCGCAAAAACCTATGCCGACGGCACGCGCGGCCTGCAGCCCACCGACCTGCGCGTGGAAGCCGGCGAAGTGCTGGCGCTGCTCGGGCCTTCGGGCTGCGGCAAGACCACGCTGCTGCGGCTGATCGCCGGGCTGGAATCGCCCGATGCGGGCAGCCGCATCGTGTTCGGCGACCAGGACGTGACGCAGCGCCCGGTCGAGCACCGCGGCGTGGGCATGGTGTTCCAGAGCTACGCCCTCTTTCCGCAGATGACGGTGGCGGCCAACATCGGCTATGGCCTGCGCATTCGCGGCGTATCGCCCGAAGAGGAGAAGCGCAGCGTGGGCGAACTGGTCGACCTGGTGCGCCTGGGCGGCCTGGAGAACAAGCGTCCCGCCGAGCTTTCGGGCGGCCAGCGCCAGCGGGTGGCGCTGGCGCGCGCCGTGGCGGTGCGTCCGCGCGTGCTGCTGCTCGACGAGCCGCTGGCCGCGCTCGACGCCAAGCTCAAGGAATCGCTGCGCGACGAGCTGGCGGAGCTGCTGCGCCGGCTGCACATCACGGCCATCCACGTCACGCACGACCAGCAGGAAGCGCTGGCCATTGCCGACCGCCTCGCGGTGATGCGCGCCGGCCGCATCGTGCAGGTGGGCCGCGGCGAAGACCTGTATCGCGCGCCCTCCCACCCCTTCGTGGCCGAGTTCCTGGGCCGGGTCAACCGGCTGGAGCGCAAGGCCGACGCCATCGCGCAGGGCGTTGTCCGGCTCGGCGGAACGACCCTGCCCTGCCCGCCCGCCTGGCGCGACCATGCGACGCTTCTGGTGCGGCCCGAAGACATCGAGGTCGGCACGCCCCAGCTCGACTGGGCCGCCGGCATCGTCGAGCGCCGCACCTTCCTCGGCGACCGCGTGCAGTTGCATCTGCTCGCGCAAGACCAGCCGTTGCTGGTGGCCGACGTGGGGCGCGACCATCCTTTCCAGCCAGGCGACACGGTGGGCTTTCGCATCCACCCCGACCGCCTGATGACGTCGCAGGAGACCTCCAACGCATGA
- a CDS encoding Na/Pi cotransporter family protein: protein MKHLLNLLAAVALLVWGTHLVRTGVLRVFGANLRKILVQSMRNRFTAALSGIGVTALVQSSTATSLMTSSFVGQGLVTLPAALAVMRGADVGTALISVLFSADLSWLSPMFIFVGVVLFITRSASVAGRVGRVLIGLGLMLLALQLVVEATEPLFSSPAVRALLASLNSDVLLEITIGAVLAIVAYSSLAVVLLVAAMATSNVVPLDVALGLVLGANLGSGLLAVLTTAKSAVSVRQVTIGNLLFKALGVAIVAPFIGLWIRYVQPELPNQAHGVVLFHLAFNIVISVGFIGLTQWVAKLVTRLLPVPQQPAGTTRLHHLDPSALSTPSLAISNAAREALHQADIVETMLIGTLDVIRHNDLRLAQELRQLDDTVDELYSAIKYYMTRISREALGEEESRRWTDIISFTINMEQIGDIIERVIIDIEDKKIKPQRNFSEAGMAEIVELHGRLIANLRLSMSVFLNGNVRDAQKLLEEKVRFRDLERAYATTHLDRLSDRTTLSIETSSLHIDLISDLKRINSHICSIAYPILESAGALAPSRLKEPQLSQAES, encoded by the coding sequence ATGAAGCATCTATTGAACCTGCTGGCGGCAGTCGCATTGCTGGTGTGGGGTACGCACCTTGTCCGTACCGGCGTGCTGCGCGTATTCGGCGCCAACCTGCGCAAGATCCTCGTGCAGAGCATGCGCAACCGCTTCACCGCCGCCCTCTCGGGCATCGGCGTGACCGCCCTGGTGCAATCGAGCACGGCCACCTCCCTCATGACCTCGTCCTTCGTCGGGCAGGGCCTGGTCACGCTGCCGGCGGCGCTGGCGGTGATGCGCGGCGCCGACGTGGGCACCGCGCTGATTTCCGTGCTGTTCTCGGCCGACCTGTCGTGGCTGTCGCCGATGTTCATCTTCGTGGGCGTGGTGCTGTTCATCACGCGCTCGGCCTCGGTGGCGGGGCGCGTGGGGCGGGTGCTGATCGGCCTGGGGCTCATGCTGCTGGCGCTGCAGCTGGTGGTGGAGGCCACCGAGCCGCTGTTCTCCTCGCCCGCCGTGCGCGCGCTGCTGGCCTCGCTCAACAGCGACGTGCTGCTCGAGATCACCATCGGCGCGGTGCTGGCCATCGTTGCCTATTCGAGCCTCGCGGTGGTGCTGCTGGTCGCGGCCATGGCCACCTCGAACGTGGTGCCGCTCGACGTGGCGCTGGGCCTGGTGCTGGGCGCCAACCTCGGCAGCGGCCTGCTGGCGGTGCTGACCACGGCCAAGTCGGCCGTGTCGGTGCGGCAGGTGACGATCGGCAACCTGCTGTTCAAGGCGCTGGGCGTGGCCATCGTGGCGCCCTTCATCGGACTGTGGATCCGCTACGTGCAGCCCGAGCTGCCGAACCAGGCGCACGGCGTGGTGCTCTTCCACCTGGCCTTCAACATCGTCATCAGCGTGGGCTTCATCGGCCTCACCCAATGGGTGGCCAAGCTGGTGACGCGGCTGCTGCCGGTGCCGCAGCAGCCGGCCGGCACCACGCGGCTGCATCACCTCGATCCGTCTGCGCTTTCCACGCCTTCGTTGGCCATCTCGAACGCGGCGCGCGAGGCGCTGCACCAGGCCGACATCGTGGAGACCATGCTGATCGGCACGCTCGACGTGATCCGCCACAACGACCTGCGGCTGGCGCAGGAGCTGCGACAGCTCGACGACACGGTGGACGAGCTGTACTCGGCCATCAAGTACTACATGACGCGCATCTCGCGCGAGGCGCTGGGCGAAGAAGAAAGCCGGCGCTGGACCGACATCATCAGCTTCACGATCAACATGGAGCAGATCGGCGACATCATCGAGCGCGTGATCATCGACATCGAGGACAAGAAGATCAAGCCGCAGCGCAACTTCTCGGAAGCCGGCATGGCCGAGATCGTGGAGCTGCACGGGCGGCTGATCGCCAACCTGCGGCTGAGCATGAGCGTGTTCCTGAACGGCAACGTGCGGGACGCGCAGAAGCTGCTGGAAGAAAAAGTGCGCTTCCGAGACCTGGAGCGCGCCTACGCCACCACCCACCTGGACCGCCTGTCCGACCGGACCACGCTGAGCATCGAGACCAGCTCGCTGCACATCGACCTGATCAGCGACCTGAAGCGGATCAACTCGCACATCTGCTCGATCGCGTATCCGATCCTGGAATCGGCCGGGGCGCTGGCGCCCAGCCGGTTGAAGGAACCCCAGCTAAGCCAGGCGGAGAGCTGA
- a CDS encoding ABC transporter permease yields the protein MQRKNTQAKAPFLLAVTLIVSLFMIAPMLLSVMAGLVNNYSVGLKSGFTLRWLGEVWENYGGTVGWSLALAVACVIGTVLIGVPCAYALARSRSRAARIFEELLTLPVAVPGLATALALILAYGQLTAFRQSFAFILVGHIVFTLPFMVRTVSSAFERDDLLALEEAARSLGANFRQRFMGILVPAVFPAIVAGSLMVFTLSVGEFNLTWMLHTPLTRTLPVGLADSYASMRIEIGSAYTLVFFAVILPVLWALQYLANLMQKRHGT from the coding sequence ATGCAAAGAAAAAACACCCAGGCCAAGGCGCCCTTCCTGCTCGCGGTCACGCTGATCGTGAGCCTCTTCATGATCGCGCCGATGCTGCTGTCGGTCATGGCGGGCCTAGTCAACAACTACAGCGTCGGGCTCAAGAGCGGCTTCACGCTGCGCTGGCTCGGCGAGGTGTGGGAAAACTATGGCGGCACCGTCGGCTGGTCGCTGGCACTGGCCGTGGCCTGCGTGATCGGCACGGTGCTCATCGGCGTGCCCTGCGCCTATGCGCTCGCGCGCAGCCGCTCGCGCGCCGCGCGCATCTTCGAGGAGCTGCTGACGCTGCCCGTCGCGGTGCCGGGCCTGGCCACGGCGCTCGCGCTGATCCTCGCCTACGGCCAGCTCACCGCCTTCCGCCAGAGCTTCGCGTTCATCCTCGTGGGCCACATCGTCTTCACGCTGCCTTTCATGGTGCGCACCGTCAGCTCGGCCTTCGAGCGCGACGACCTGCTCGCGCTCGAGGAAGCCGCTCGCTCGCTGGGCGCGAATTTCCGCCAGCGCTTCATGGGCATCCTGGTGCCGGCCGTGTTCCCCGCCATCGTGGCCGGTAGCCTGATGGTGTTCACGCTCTCGGTCGGCGAATTCAACCTCACCTGGATGCTGCACACGCCGCTCACGCGCACGCTGCCGGTGGGGCTGGCCGACAGCTATGCCTCGATGCGCATCGAGATCGGATCGGCCTACACGCTGGTCTTCTTCGCCGTGATCCTTCCGGTGCTGTGGGCCCTGCAGTACCTTGCCAACCTGATGCAGAAACGCCATGGAACTTGA
- the lspA gene encoding signal peptidase II, translating into MAAARSMSASRSRGGSIWPWLGLAVIIVIIDQFTKTLILGYYKLGDATYVTSFFNVVRAHNTGAAFSFLADHSGWQRWLFTAIGVGAAVFIVWMLKSHAGQKLFSFSMACILGGAVGNVVDRMMHGYVVDFLSFHAGNWYFPAFNAADSAITLGAICLILDEIRRVRRGK; encoded by the coding sequence ATGGCCGCCGCCCGCTCCATGTCGGCCTCGCGCTCGCGCGGCGGCAGCATCTGGCCTTGGCTCGGGCTGGCGGTGATCATCGTGATCATCGACCAGTTCACCAAGACACTGATCCTGGGCTACTACAAGCTCGGCGACGCGACCTACGTGACGAGCTTCTTCAACGTCGTGCGCGCGCACAACACGGGGGCGGCGTTCTCGTTCCTCGCGGACCACTCGGGCTGGCAGCGCTGGCTGTTCACCGCCATCGGCGTGGGAGCGGCGGTGTTCATCGTGTGGATGCTGAAGTCGCACGCGGGGCAGAAGCTGTTTTCGTTCTCCATGGCCTGCATCCTGGGCGGCGCCGTGGGCAACGTGGTCGACCGGATGATGCACGGCTACGTGGTCGACTTCCTGAGCTTCCACGCCGGCAACTGGTACTTCCCGGCGTTCAATGCCGCGGACAGCGCGATCACTCTCGGGGCCATCTGCCTGATCCTGGACGAGATCCGGCGGGTTCGCCGGGGCAAGTAG
- a CDS encoding phosphodiesterase produces the protein MTTSTTPQDTTFLVQLTDLHIREPGRLAYGRIDTAPYLERAVQSVLALRQPPDAVVVTGDLTDFGRAAEYEHLARLLAPLNMPVYLMPGNHDDRDQLRRSFPSHAYLGTGADTDGFIQYSVRVGPLRLLTLDTCVPGASHGSLCEKRLAWLEAQLDACQGEPVVIAMHHPPFETLIGHMDEIGLLQGSEALEALVARYPNVERIICGHLHRAIDVRFGGTIASTSPAQAHQVCLDLAPDAPSAWTLEPPAFRVHAWLPRNRRLVTHLAASGSFEGPYPFHDNGALID, from the coding sequence ATGACGACATCCACCACACCCCAAGACACCACCTTCCTGGTCCAGCTGACCGACCTGCACATCCGCGAGCCGGGCCGGCTGGCCTATGGCCGCATCGACACCGCGCCGTACCTGGAGCGCGCCGTGCAGTCGGTGCTGGCGCTGCGCCAGCCGCCCGACGCGGTGGTCGTCACCGGCGACCTGACCGACTTTGGCCGCGCCGCCGAATACGAGCACCTCGCGCGCCTGCTGGCCCCGCTAAACATGCCGGTGTACCTGATGCCCGGCAACCACGACGATCGCGACCAGCTGCGCCGCAGCTTCCCCAGCCACGCCTACCTGGGCACGGGCGCCGACACCGACGGCTTCATCCAGTACTCGGTGCGCGTCGGCCCGCTGCGCCTGCTCACGCTCGACACCTGCGTGCCCGGCGCGAGCCACGGCTCGCTGTGCGAGAAGCGCCTGGCATGGCTCGAAGCCCAGCTCGACGCCTGCCAGGGCGAGCCCGTGGTGATCGCCATGCACCACCCGCCCTTCGAGACGCTGATCGGCCACATGGACGAAATCGGCCTGCTCCAGGGCTCGGAAGCGCTCGAGGCGCTGGTCGCGCGCTACCCCAACGTCGAGCGCATCATCTGCGGTCACCTGCACCGCGCCATCGACGTGCGTTTCGGCGGCACCATCGCCTCGACCTCGCCCGCGCAGGCCCACCAGGTCTGCCTCGACCTCGCGCCCGACGCGCCCTCGGCCTGGACGCTGGAACCGCCGGCCTTCCGGGTGCATGCGTGGCTGCCGCGCAACCGCCGGCTGGTGACGCATCTGGCGGCCTCGGGTAGCTTCGAAGGCCCTTATCCTTTCCACGACAACGGGGCGCTTATCGACTGA
- a CDS encoding bile acid:sodium symporter family protein, with amino-acid sequence MARSRFLPDNFTLALVTVVTIASLLPASGRVAHFFEGLTTVAIGLLFFLHGAKLSREAIMAGITHWRLHLLVFASTFVLFPVLGLALKPVLSPLVTPDLYIGVLFLCVLPATVQSAIAFTAMARGNMPAAICSASASTLLGVFVTPVLVNLVVLPHNGGATSSFDSIGRILLQLMVPFLAGHLLRPVIGKWVQKRAAVLKFVDQGSILLVVYTAFSAAVIEGLWKQIPMSALLGLLLVCAVLLALALTLTTLIARKLGFDTADEITIVFCGSKKSLASGIPMAKVLFASHAVGAIVLPLMLFHQMQLMVCAVLAQRYARRGQDAAPALKAAAQK; translated from the coding sequence ATGGCCCGTTCACGCTTCCTCCCCGACAACTTCACGCTCGCGCTCGTCACGGTCGTGACCATCGCCAGCCTGCTGCCCGCCAGCGGGCGCGTCGCCCATTTCTTCGAAGGCCTGACCACGGTCGCCATCGGACTGCTGTTCTTCCTGCACGGCGCCAAGCTGTCGCGCGAGGCGATCATGGCGGGCATCACCCATTGGCGGCTGCACCTGCTGGTGTTCGCGAGCACCTTCGTCCTGTTCCCGGTGCTGGGCCTGGCGCTCAAGCCGGTGCTGTCGCCGCTGGTCACGCCCGATCTCTACATCGGCGTGCTGTTCCTGTGCGTGTTGCCCGCCACGGTGCAGTCGGCCATCGCCTTCACCGCGATGGCCCGGGGCAACATGCCGGCCGCCATCTGCAGCGCCTCGGCTTCCACGCTGCTGGGGGTGTTCGTCACGCCGGTGCTGGTGAATCTGGTGGTGCTGCCGCACAACGGCGGCGCGACTTCGTCCTTCGATTCGATCGGCCGCATCCTGCTGCAGCTGATGGTGCCGTTCCTGGCCGGCCACCTGCTGCGCCCGGTCATCGGCAAGTGGGTGCAGAAGCGCGCGGCGGTCCTCAAGTTCGTGGACCAGGGTTCGATCCTGCTGGTGGTCTACACCGCGTTCAGCGCGGCGGTGATCGAGGGGCTCTGGAAGCAGATTCCCATGAGCGCGCTGCTGGGCCTGCTGCTGGTGTGCGCAGTGCTGCTGGCCCTGGCGCTCACGCTCACGACGCTGATTGCGCGAAAGCTCGGCTTCGACACGGCCGACGAGATCACCATCGTCTTCTGCGGTTCCAAGAAGAGCCTCGCGAGCGGCATCCCGATGGCGAAGGTGCTGTTCGCATCGCACGCCGTGGGAGCCATCGTGCTGCCGCTGATGCTGTTCCACCAGATGCAGCTGATGGTGTGCGCGGTGCTGGCGCAGCGCTATGCGCGGCGCGGGCAGGACGCGGCCCCGGCATTGAAGGCCGCCGCGCAGAAGTAG